The DNA window CACTGGATGGCGACGAAAACTGATCAGACAACTCCACAAATGAAAATTCCGACGTAGACCAAATTACTAGATCTTCTGCCATTCTAGACAGATTTGTCATAAGTATGGCAACATGTCCTACATATTCAGCAACAACATCCCGATTTGATGTGGCATCAATCGAGTTTTCCACTATTCCAGAAAAGCCAAGCATCCTAGCAGTGCTGTTTCGATTAATTGGCAATGATGTCCCACCTACAGGTCCTGCACCTAATGGAGAATGGTTGACTCGCCCAAATGTGTCATAGAATCGCTCAAAATCACGCAGTAATGCATCAGCATATGATGTCAAAAAATGCGAAAATGTGCCAATCTGTGCCTGTTGCAAGTGAGTGTACAAAGGCATTGCAGTGGTTGTGTGTTTTTCTGCCAGCATGACCAGTGTTTCCACCATATCCAAAACGCAATTACAAATAGTATTGATGTCATCTCGTATTTTCATGCGTAAATCCAGAGCAACTTGGTCGTTTCTAGAGCGTGCAGTATGCATTTTGCCGCCTACAGCAAGGCCTGTCCTTTGTATGACCAGAGTTTCGATTAACTCATGAATGTCTTCGGCAGAAGACTTACCAGATAGATTTTCTTTTTTCAGCTTTTCAAGTGCGGTAAGAATTTTTTTTACTTCGGATTTGTTGAGAATTTTATTTTCATACAACATTATCGAGTGAGCTTGGCTGCCAATGATATCATAGATTGCAATTTCAGAATCATCAGAAATTGACGAGACATAATCCAGTGTGTGCTTGTCCAGGTTCTTGTCCAGTCTAGACCGATACATTCCCAACTAGAGGTTATAATGGTTATATATAGCATAGATGATTTGTCGTTTATGTCACAAGACCTACAAGAGCTCAGAAGAAAAATCTTTGACGAGTTATCCGGAATAGTTGATCCAGAAATAAACACATCAATTACTGATCTGGAGCTAGTAGACAATGTCGACATTTCAGGTTCCGCAGTCAAAGTGGACTTGCATCTTACCAGTCCGTTTTGCCCTGCAGTCTTTGGATTCAAAATATGCCAAGACATTCACGATCATCTGCTAAAGCTCGACGGGGTAGACGATGTCAAGGTAAACGTCTCAAATCATTTCATGGCAGAGGCAATCAACAATCAGGTAAACAACAGCCCAAACCCAAAAAAGGCAGCCTAGTTTATTTTCTAAATCCCAACAAATATCCACGCAACAGTTGAATTCCCATCGCTGGATCTACTCCCTTTGGACAGACCTGGCTGCAAGAACCAGCAAAGTGGCATCTCCATATTCCATGGGAATCATCGATTATTTTGAGCCTAGAGTTCTTTCCTTTGTCGCGATTATCTGCAACGTATCTGTATGCCTGGCCTAGCGCCTGAGGACCCAAAAATGACGAGTCCATTGCCATCGTGGGACACGCGGAATTGCACAGTCCGCACTTGATGCAGTTTGCAAACTGGATGTATTCTTCTAGCTGCTCTGGAGTCTGGTTGAATTCCTTGGTTGGTGTAGTTATCTCCGAGTCTTCTCGTATTACATATGGCTGCATTTTTTTGTGGTTTGCAAACATTTTGTCCATTTCTACCACCAAGTCCCTGACAATAGGATAGTTACTCATTGGCTCGACAGTCACAACATCAGAGTTTAGCTCCGAGATTTTTGTAAAGCACGCAAGCTTTGGCCTACCGTTTATCTTCATACCGCAAGAACCGCAAGATGCCTGCCTGCAGGAATATCGCACTGCCACAGAGTGATCCAGGTGCTTTTTGACATCAAGTATTGCATCCAGAACTGTAGTCCATCTCTCATACGGCACTTTGAAATCAACATACTGCTGACCGGAATCGTGTTCCGGATTAAATTTTGCAATGCGCAGTGTTACTATCTTCGATGAGGAGACCTCAGTCGATGATTGTTCTTCGGCTATTGCTGTTTTGCTCATTTATGTAATCCCCATGCTCGTGATCAATATAGTCCTTGAACCATATGCTATTAGTCCTGCCATTGCAGCAATACATCCGTACGTTACTGCTTTTTCGTATGTTCGTCCCTGTTTTAGCTCTAATAGTATAACACGCAGTCCATTGAATCCATGTACTGATATTAACACCAATATCAGCTCCAACATTATTGCATATGGAAGAAACTTGTAGTTTGCAAGGACGTTCTCGTATGCAAGTGAATCTTCATAGTTCATCATAGTGACTCGAAACAAAACATGTACTGCGACTAACACTACAGCGCCAAGGGCTGTCCCATAGTGAATTTTCATTATCGTGCTTTCTCGCATTTTACTCACCAAATAGTACCGATATTCCATACATCATTGCAAGTGCTGCCAACCCAATCG is part of the Nitrososphaerota archaeon genome and encodes:
- the argH gene encoding argininosuccinate lyase, translated to MYRSRLDKNLDKHTLDYVSSISDDSEIAIYDIIGSQAHSIMLYENKILNKSEVKKILTALEKLKKENLSGKSSAEDIHELIETLVIQRTGLAVGGKMHTARSRNDQVALDLRMKIRDDINTICNCVLDMVETLVMLAEKHTTTAMPLYTHLQQAQIGTFSHFLTSYADALLRDFERFYDTFGRVNHSPLGAGPVGGTSLPINRNSTARMLGFSGIVENSIDATSNRDVVAEYVGHVAILMTNLSRMAEDLVIWSTSEFSFVELSDQFSSPSSVMPQKKNPDILELTRGKTARVIGNLVAILSNLKGLASGYGRDLQEIKPSVFLSSRTAISALVVLNSMFATLKVNKQKMNQIADSGYLAALDIAEALVKEGLPFRTAHKIVGKLVQIAHESKISLSELTASEVARSVSVGEFDAKKLGKIISSINAQSSLQNRSSLGSAGIAEQKRLIAKRKSTIRQYQKNVARRSTLITSAIEKLSTKVRILCK
- a CDS encoding iron-sulfur cluster assembly protein, yielding MSQDLQELRRKIFDELSGIVDPEINTSITDLELVDNVDISGSAVKVDLHLTSPFCPAVFGFKICQDIHDHLLKLDGVDDVKVNVSNHFMAEAINNQVNNSPNPKKAA
- a CDS encoding succinate dehydrogenase/fumarate reductase iron-sulfur subunit, which encodes MSKTAIAEEQSSTEVSSSKIVTLRIAKFNPEHDSGQQYVDFKVPYERWTTVLDAILDVKKHLDHSVAVRYSCRQASCGSCGMKINGRPKLACFTKISELNSDVVTVEPMSNYPIVRDLVVEMDKMFANHKKMQPYVIREDSEITTPTKEFNQTPEQLEEYIQFANCIKCGLCNSACPTMAMDSSFLGPQALGQAYRYVADNRDKGKNSRLKIIDDSHGIWRCHFAGSCSQVCPKGVDPAMGIQLLRGYLLGFRK
- a CDS encoding succinate dehydrogenase, which produces MRESTIMKIHYGTALGAVVLVAVHVLFRVTMMNYEDSLAYENVLANYKFLPYAIMLELILVLISVHGFNGLRVILLELKQGRTYEKAVTYGCIAAMAGLIAYGSRTILITSMGIT